One window from the genome of Enterobacter asburiae encodes:
- the yajD gene encoding HNH nuclease YajD, translating to MALIPKNYARLESGYREKALKIYPWVCGRCSREFVYSNLRELTVHHIDHDHTNNPEDGSNWELLCLFCHDHEHSKYTEADQYGTTVVAGEDAQKDVGVATFNPFADLKAMMDKKK from the coding sequence ATGGCTCTGATCCCTAAAAACTACGCGCGACTGGAAAGCGGCTATCGCGAGAAAGCATTAAAAATCTATCCCTGGGTCTGCGGACGCTGCTCGCGGGAGTTTGTCTATTCCAATCTGCGTGAACTCACGGTTCACCATATCGATCACGACCATACCAACAACCCGGAAGATGGCAGCAACTGGGAGCTGTTGTGCCTGTTTTGCCACGATCACGAGCATTCGAAATACACCGAAGCGGATCAGTACGGCACCACCGTGGTCGCAGGGGAAGACGCGCAAAAAGACGTGGGCGTCGCCACGTTTAACCCGTTTGCCGATTTAAAAGCGATGATGGATAAGAAGAAATAA
- a CDS encoding bifunctional diguanylate cyclase/phosphodiesterase: MYRTLSWRNIPNARTLFAMVFMAGIGLIISIVALLYLSLHLISTKTNEIDEHRTALSVQGAIQTSVNRVSSLVLDNAVWDDAVREAYRPTLDTDWLYNTWGAGFKINNLYDGTFVLDEHFNVLWGSFQSRPFNEKNLDFFGKGLKALIDQHGRALAGEKNIYAGISQTRTGVAFVGIGLIRPMVGRLQVHDGTRRYLVITRHLNARILSDLGGTFQIDNLNFTPGKINERSMPLHSAAGELVGFLNWQARLPGAQAARAASSDIRQIVVLASALILLFILVSSVGLYKLARGESQARLVARTDWLSHLPNRRALIEALDRVRLRGDTDVKSVVFIDLDGFKDVNDIYGHSVGDDLIVAIAKTLNERVPPGGMLARMGGDEFAMTIGGDDAEAQATAFAVSVLDYLSTPVLLGERTIHIGASIGIASGTLTECNSSELFRRADIAMYHAKMSGKGRITHYDAELNSVRERKLAIENQIRDGLERDEFEVWYQPIIDARSQTMSSVEALVRWPRRPEGPLGPDTFIAIAETSGLIYKLGQFVLQRACEDLQPYGELKLSVNISPAQFRDPAFEEKVASVLESTRFPAHRLQLEVTESYVLENPERARMAIANLKALGTAVALDDFGTGYSSIGYLRRFNFDTIKIDKSLAGLVDHDEQAAALVSGTVRIANALGMAVVAEGVETEKQMKLLRLAGCHQLQGFWFSQPMPIDSIRALRKVRRC, from the coding sequence ATGTATCGCACATTAAGCTGGCGCAATATTCCCAATGCGAGAACGTTGTTTGCCATGGTCTTCATGGCGGGGATCGGCTTAATCATCTCCATCGTCGCACTGCTCTACCTTTCCCTGCATCTTATCAGTACCAAAACCAACGAAATTGATGAACACCGCACGGCGCTTTCCGTGCAGGGGGCCATTCAGACTTCGGTTAACCGCGTCTCCTCTCTGGTGCTCGATAATGCCGTCTGGGACGATGCGGTGCGGGAGGCCTACCGTCCCACGCTCGATACCGACTGGCTGTACAACACCTGGGGAGCCGGCTTTAAAATCAATAACCTCTATGACGGCACCTTCGTGCTGGATGAGCATTTCAACGTCCTTTGGGGATCGTTTCAAAGCCGACCCTTTAACGAAAAAAACCTCGACTTCTTTGGTAAAGGCCTTAAAGCGCTTATCGACCAGCACGGGCGCGCGCTCGCGGGTGAAAAAAATATCTATGCGGGGATCAGCCAGACGCGCACCGGCGTGGCCTTTGTCGGCATTGGGCTGATTCGCCCGATGGTCGGCAGGTTACAGGTTCACGACGGAACGCGTCGCTATCTGGTCATTACCCGCCATCTTAACGCCAGAATCCTATCCGACCTGGGCGGCACCTTTCAGATCGATAACCTCAACTTTACCCCAGGCAAAATTAACGAGCGCAGCATGCCGCTTCACAGTGCAGCAGGGGAGTTAGTCGGATTTCTGAACTGGCAGGCGCGGCTTCCGGGCGCGCAGGCCGCCCGGGCGGCATCTTCTGACATCAGGCAGATTGTGGTGCTGGCGTCGGCGCTGATCCTGCTTTTCATTCTGGTGAGCAGCGTGGGGCTGTACAAACTCGCGCGCGGCGAAAGCCAGGCGCGTCTGGTCGCAAGAACGGACTGGCTAAGCCATTTACCTAACCGGCGCGCGCTCATCGAGGCGCTGGATCGGGTGCGTTTACGAGGTGATACCGACGTCAAAAGCGTGGTGTTTATCGATCTCGATGGCTTTAAGGATGTGAATGACATCTACGGTCACAGCGTCGGTGACGATCTCATCGTGGCGATAGCGAAAACGCTGAATGAACGCGTGCCGCCCGGCGGGATGCTGGCGCGCATGGGCGGGGATGAGTTCGCCATGACCATTGGCGGTGATGATGCAGAGGCGCAGGCTACCGCTTTTGCCGTTTCCGTGCTGGATTATCTCTCCACCCCGGTTCTGCTGGGGGAACGCACAATCCATATCGGTGCCAGCATCGGTATCGCCAGCGGAACCCTGACTGAATGCAACAGCTCGGAACTGTTTCGCCGCGCCGATATTGCCATGTATCACGCCAAAATGAGCGGGAAAGGGCGTATCACCCACTACGACGCGGAGCTGAACAGCGTCCGGGAACGCAAGCTGGCGATTGAAAATCAGATTCGTGACGGTCTGGAGCGCGATGAGTTTGAGGTCTGGTATCAGCCGATTATTGACGCCCGCAGCCAGACAATGAGCAGCGTCGAAGCGCTGGTCCGCTGGCCGCGTCGCCCTGAGGGGCCGCTTGGTCCGGATACCTTTATCGCCATTGCGGAGACCAGCGGGCTGATTTACAAACTGGGTCAGTTTGTATTGCAGCGGGCCTGTGAGGATCTGCAGCCGTACGGTGAATTAAAGCTTTCCGTTAATATCTCGCCCGCGCAGTTTCGCGATCCCGCCTTTGAAGAAAAAGTGGCCAGCGTGCTGGAGAGCACCCGTTTCCCGGCCCACCGGCTGCAGCTTGAGGTCACGGAGAGCTATGTGCTGGAGAATCCGGAGCGTGCCCGCATGGCGATAGCCAATCTCAAAGCGCTGGGCACCGCGGTGGCGCTGGATGATTTTGGTACCGGCTATTCCAGCATTGGCTATTTGCGGCGTTTTAACTTCGACACTATCAAGATCGATAAATCCCTGGCCGGGCTGGTGGACCACGATGAACAGGCGGCAGCGCTGGTGAGCGGCACGGTGCGGATCGCCAATGCGCTGGGCATGGCGGTGGTGGCAGAAGGGGTGGAAACCGAGAAGCAAATGAAACTGCTGCGGCTGGCTGGCTGCCATCAACTGCAGGGTTTTTGGTTCAGCCAGCCGATGCCGATTGATTCAATCAGAGCGTTACGTAAGGTCAGACGCTGCTGA
- a CDS encoding sensor histidine kinase, producing MIKNRHSSLWRWICARILALAIGSVIVIATCMWLRYAVQNYWIMGRMPSAVRQEFLTLSQNPQANPARFHTIVDTWWGLSYSTPSIASADWVTVALLVLVMIPFIVVMGLKHARPLALQFSRLRDAAKDVADGQFGRQAELIKDAPAEMVSFAADFNSMTGQLARYEKELRASHVAMAHELRSPLTAAIGRLQGMLDGVFDASPAQLGMVMKQLQHLNRLTDELHLLSLADAGNLVLEDQPFCLDELIQERAAWIMPQADAHHFRITLRNPRTCPFRGDAFRLGQVVTILMENALRYGRDGGHLEVALHYASGHYTLEFTDDGPGVSPQFLPEMFKRFSREEQSRARHSGGSGLGLSIARAICQAHGGEISASLPETGGLAVRILLPWQPSDNENLHS from the coding sequence ATGATAAAAAACCGGCACTCCTCTCTGTGGCGCTGGATTTGCGCGCGCATCTTAGCGCTGGCCATCGGCAGCGTGATCGTCATTGCCACCTGCATGTGGCTACGCTATGCGGTGCAGAACTACTGGATAATGGGCAGGATGCCGTCGGCTGTCCGGCAGGAGTTTCTTACGCTCAGCCAGAACCCGCAGGCCAATCCGGCCCGCTTCCACACGATTGTGGACACCTGGTGGGGCCTGAGCTATTCCACACCGTCTATCGCCTCAGCCGACTGGGTCACGGTGGCCCTGCTGGTGCTGGTAATGATCCCGTTTATCGTGGTGATGGGGCTAAAACACGCCCGGCCGCTGGCGCTGCAGTTCAGCCGTCTTCGCGATGCGGCAAAGGATGTCGCCGACGGGCAGTTTGGCCGTCAGGCGGAACTTATCAAGGATGCGCCGGCGGAAATGGTCAGCTTTGCGGCCGACTTTAACTCCATGACGGGGCAACTCGCCCGCTATGAAAAAGAGCTCCGCGCCTCACACGTCGCGATGGCGCACGAGCTGCGCTCGCCCCTGACGGCCGCCATTGGGCGTCTGCAGGGCATGTTAGACGGCGTGTTTGATGCCAGCCCGGCGCAGCTGGGCATGGTGATGAAACAGCTCCAGCACCTCAACCGCCTCACCGATGAGCTCCACCTTCTCTCGTTGGCCGACGCGGGTAACCTTGTGCTGGAGGACCAGCCGTTCTGTCTGGATGAGCTGATTCAGGAGCGGGCTGCCTGGATTATGCCCCAGGCTGATGCGCATCATTTCCGGATAACGCTTCGTAACCCGCGCACCTGTCCCTTCAGAGGCGATGCGTTCCGTCTGGGCCAGGTTGTTACCATCCTCATGGAAAATGCGCTACGTTACGGACGCGATGGTGGCCATCTTGAGGTGGCGCTGCACTACGCCAGCGGGCATTACACCCTCGAATTTACCGATGACGGGCCGGGGGTATCGCCTCAGTTCCTACCGGAAATGTTTAAACGCTTTAGCCGCGAGGAGCAGTCCCGCGCGCGGCATTCCGGCGGCAGCGGCCTCGGTTTGTCCATCGCCCGGGCGATTTGTCAGGCGCATGGGGGTGAGATTAGCGCGTCGTTACCGGAAACCGGCGGCCTTGCCGTGCGCATTTTATTGCCCTGGCAACCGTCCGATAATGAAAATCTCCACTCTTGA
- a CDS encoding MipA/OmpV family protein translates to MIAIKKVLYMSVPLLMVVTSGVQADDGSASDSFTVGLGGQYAPRYSGSDKQVWQVVPVLQGRKGAFFIDAQKGVGYDLQNDSGWYFEHTLGYDFGRAEKNSGWREGANNLKGMGDIDATLNTGLAVGWQAAPWLSVEGKATLPLTDSQGASYQASVTLIPVQNNQDTIAFQSAALFGDGRYLNTWYGVSEQQSRRIGYRRYSAPGGFYGVDTSLTWSHQFDAHWGTVLSADYTWLGDRANDSPIVMRRNEGSATAAITWTF, encoded by the coding sequence ATGATAGCGATAAAAAAAGTCCTGTATATGTCCGTCCCGCTTCTGATGGTCGTGACGTCCGGCGTGCAGGCGGATGATGGCTCCGCGTCCGATTCCTTCACCGTCGGGCTTGGGGGACAGTATGCCCCGCGTTACTCAGGCTCAGACAAGCAGGTGTGGCAGGTGGTTCCGGTGCTGCAGGGTCGTAAAGGCGCTTTCTTTATTGATGCGCAAAAAGGGGTGGGATATGACCTGCAAAACGACAGCGGTTGGTATTTCGAACACACGCTGGGCTACGACTTCGGAAGGGCTGAGAAAAATTCTGGCTGGCGTGAGGGCGCAAACAATCTGAAAGGGATGGGGGACATTGATGCCACCCTGAATACCGGCCTTGCCGTGGGCTGGCAGGCCGCGCCCTGGCTGAGTGTGGAAGGCAAAGCGACGCTGCCGTTAACGGACAGCCAGGGGGCCAGCTATCAGGCCTCCGTGACGCTAATCCCCGTACAAAATAACCAGGACACGATCGCCTTTCAGTCCGCGGCCCTGTTTGGCGACGGCCGTTATCTGAATACCTGGTATGGTGTCAGCGAGCAGCAGAGCCGCCGCATCGGATATCGCCGCTATTCAGCGCCGGGTGGATTTTACGGCGTCGACACCAGTCTGACCTGGAGCCATCAGTTCGATGCCCACTGGGGGACGGTGCTGAGCGCGGACTATACCTGGCTTGGCGATCGCGCGAATGACAGCCCGATCGTGATGCGGCGCAATGAAGGGTCTGCAACCGCCGCTATCACCTGGACATTTTAA
- the mdtJ gene encoding multidrug/spermidine efflux SMR transporter subunit MdtJ, with product MFYWILLALAIIAEITGTLSMKWASISDGNTGFILMLVMISLSYIFLSFAVKKIALGVAYALWEGIGILLITLFSVLIFDETLTTMKVAGLTTLVAGIVLIKSGTRKPGKPQKEQNHATV from the coding sequence ATGTTTTACTGGATCCTATTAGCGCTGGCAATTATCGCTGAAATTACCGGCACGCTGTCTATGAAGTGGGCAAGCATCAGCGATGGCAACACCGGTTTTATTTTGATGCTGGTGATGATTTCGCTTTCTTATATTTTCCTCTCGTTTGCGGTGAAAAAAATTGCGCTGGGCGTCGCGTATGCACTCTGGGAAGGGATCGGTATTTTGTTGATTACGCTGTTCAGCGTGCTGATATTTGACGAAACATTAACAACAATGAAGGTCGCCGGATTAACGACGCTGGTCGCGGGTATTGTGCTGATTAAATCCGGTACCCGAAAGCCGGGCAAACCGCAGAAGGAGCAGAACCATGCAACAGTTTGA
- a CDS encoding AI-2E family transporter gives MAKPIITLNGLKIVIMLGMLVIILTGVRFAADIIVPFILALFVAVILNPLVQRMTRLRIPRVLAITLLISIIIVAMVLLVAYLGTSLNELARTLPKYRSSLAIPLLQLEPWLQRAGIEVSVEELLKYIDPNAAMTIVTSLLAQLSNAMTSIFLLFLTVVFMLLEVPQLPAKLQQIMVRPVEGMGAIQRALDSVSRYLVLKTAISLVTGGVVWVMLLALDVRFAFVWGLLAFALNYIPNIGSVLAAIPPILQVLVFSGLYDALILLAGYLVINLVFGNILEPRMMGRGLGLSTLVVFLSLIFWGWLLGPVGMLLSVPLTIIVKIGLEQTAGGQSIAVLLSDMSHQ, from the coding sequence ATGGCTAAACCCATCATTACCCTGAACGGGTTAAAAATTGTCATCATGCTGGGCATGCTGGTGATCATACTGACAGGCGTTCGTTTTGCCGCCGATATTATTGTGCCTTTTATTCTGGCCCTGTTTGTTGCGGTGATCCTTAACCCGCTGGTACAGCGCATGACGCGGCTACGCATTCCGCGCGTGCTGGCCATCACGCTGCTTATCAGCATCATTATTGTGGCGATGGTGTTGCTGGTGGCGTATCTGGGTACCTCGCTAAATGAGCTGGCGCGAACGCTGCCGAAGTACCGCTCTTCGCTGGCGATACCGCTGCTGCAGCTGGAACCCTGGCTGCAGCGCGCGGGTATCGAAGTCTCGGTTGAGGAACTCCTGAAATATATCGACCCCAATGCGGCCATGACGATCGTCACCAGCCTGCTGGCGCAGCTTTCCAATGCCATGACCTCCATTTTCCTGCTGTTTTTAACGGTGGTGTTCATGCTGCTGGAGGTGCCGCAGCTGCCGGCAAAGCTGCAGCAGATAATGGTCCGCCCTGTTGAAGGAATGGGGGCGATTCAGCGCGCGCTGGACAGCGTCTCACGCTATCTGGTGCTGAAAACCGCCATTAGCCTGGTCACGGGCGGCGTCGTCTGGGTGATGCTTCTGGCGCTGGACGTTCGCTTTGCGTTTGTCTGGGGGCTGCTGGCGTTTGCGCTTAACTACATTCCCAACATCGGCTCCGTGCTGGCGGCGATCCCCCCTATCCTTCAGGTGCTGGTTTTCAGCGGGCTTTATGACGCGCTGATCCTGCTGGCCGGATACCTGGTCATCAATCTGGTGTTCGGTAACATTCTTGAGCCGCGCATGATGGGACGAGGGCTGGGACTCTCCACGCTGGTGGTCTTTTTGTCCCTGATTTTTTGGGGCTGGCTGCTCGGGCCCGTTGGGATGCTGCTCTCCGTCCCGCTGACCATCATCGTTAAGATTGGCCTGGAACAAACGGCGGGCGGGCAAAGTATCGCCGTGCTGCTGAGCGATATGAGCCATCAATAG
- a CDS encoding efflux RND transporter periplasmic adaptor subunit, which translates to MSDEFFFSLRHCLHHMYGVARTLSWLHFLPLALLALAIFPLTGCGDKHENKPDPVRTVRYVVVGTAQTLPALERTGEIHAHDETTLSFRTGGRILTRSVDIGDSVTAGQLLATLDNTTGQNQLDGAEADYEGAKASAQVAALNVSRMQKLMPTGAIARTQLDSARADWLVASARLKSSEAARRNARESLGWTRLIAPQAGVITAVNASAGQVVSDGQSVLTLATAEARDVAFDIATPDAIPPLDKAVLQVSLLSDPSVQASAVLRDITPQADPQTRTWRVRATLQNPPAAMALGASVTVTLPSSAPHGYPLPASALTRIGDKPAVFVITPQSRAQLRAVVPASYTASSVMIASGLEPGDRVITAGVSTLRSGEPVMAGEVQP; encoded by the coding sequence ATGTCAGACGAATTTTTTTTCTCCCTCCGCCACTGCCTGCATCATATGTACGGCGTGGCGCGCACCCTTTCCTGGCTGCATTTTCTTCCCCTGGCCCTGCTTGCGCTGGCGATTTTTCCGCTGACCGGCTGCGGTGATAAACACGAGAATAAGCCCGACCCGGTCCGAACGGTACGCTACGTCGTGGTTGGCACCGCCCAAACCCTTCCCGCGCTGGAAAGAACCGGTGAGATCCATGCCCACGATGAAACGACCCTGAGCTTTCGCACCGGGGGCCGGATACTGACGCGTAGCGTCGATATTGGTGACAGTGTCACCGCCGGACAGCTGCTGGCCACGCTTGACAACACGACCGGGCAAAACCAGCTCGACGGCGCTGAGGCCGACTATGAAGGCGCCAAAGCCTCTGCGCAGGTCGCCGCGCTTAACGTCAGCCGAATGCAAAAGCTCATGCCAACGGGGGCGATAGCCCGCACGCAGCTCGACAGCGCCCGTGCGGACTGGCTTGTCGCCAGCGCGCGCTTAAAAAGCAGCGAGGCCGCGCGACGAAATGCACGCGAAAGCCTCGGCTGGACGCGCCTGATCGCGCCACAAGCGGGCGTCATCACGGCCGTGAACGCCTCTGCGGGACAGGTTGTCAGCGACGGTCAGTCCGTGCTGACGCTGGCGACCGCTGAAGCCCGCGACGTGGCGTTTGATATTGCCACTCCCGATGCGATCCCACCTCTGGACAAGGCGGTTTTGCAGGTTTCCCTCCTCAGCGACCCGTCGGTACAGGCGTCTGCCGTGCTGCGGGATATTACTCCGCAGGCCGATCCTCAGACCCGCACCTGGCGCGTCAGGGCCACCCTGCAAAACCCGCCCGCGGCCATGGCGCTGGGTGCCAGCGTGACCGTCACGTTGCCATCGTCAGCCCCGCACGGGTACCCCCTTCCCGCGTCGGCGCTGACCCGCATTGGCGACAAACCGGCCGTTTTTGTGATTACCCCGCAGTCTCGGGCGCAGCTGCGCGCGGTGGTACCCGCGAGCTATACGGCCTCCTCCGTCATGATTGCCTCCGGCCTTGAGCCCGGCGATCGGGTGATTACGGCGGGCGTGAGCACATTGCGGTCCGGCGAGCCGGTGATGGCCGGAGAGGTTCAGCCATGA
- a CDS encoding LLM class flavin-dependent oxidoreductase — translation MKKIGFLSFGHWTPSPQSGTRSAADTLLQSIDLAVAAEELGADGAYFRVHHFARQLSSPFPLLAAIGAKTKTIEIGTGVIDMRYENPMYMAEDAGAADLISGGRLQLGISRGSPEQVIDGWRHFGYVPQEGEDESDMARRHTEVLLEVLRGEGFAKPNPQPMFPNPPGLLRLEPYSEGLRERIWWGAGSNATAVWAAKLGMNLQSSTLKDDETGEPFHIQQAKQIRAYRQAWKEAGHTRQPRVSVSRSIFALMDDRDRMYFGASRNDSDSVGYLDEKTRAIFGRSYAAEPDKLIEQLKKDDAIAEADTLLLTVPNQLGVDYNAHVIESILKHVAPAMGWRE, via the coding sequence ATGAAAAAGATCGGGTTTTTATCCTTTGGTCACTGGACGCCTTCTCCGCAGTCCGGCACGCGCTCGGCGGCAGACACGCTGCTGCAGTCCATCGATTTAGCCGTGGCGGCTGAAGAGCTGGGGGCAGACGGCGCGTATTTCCGCGTGCACCACTTCGCCCGACAGCTTAGCTCGCCGTTCCCGCTGCTGGCGGCAATAGGCGCAAAAACGAAAACTATCGAAATCGGGACCGGCGTGATTGATATGCGCTATGAAAATCCGATGTACATGGCCGAAGATGCGGGGGCTGCGGATCTGATTTCCGGCGGTCGTCTGCAGCTTGGCATCAGCCGCGGCTCGCCGGAGCAGGTCATTGATGGCTGGCGTCACTTCGGCTATGTCCCGCAGGAAGGGGAAGACGAATCGGATATGGCGCGCCGTCATACCGAGGTGCTGCTTGAGGTGCTGCGCGGTGAAGGGTTTGCAAAACCCAACCCACAGCCTATGTTCCCGAATCCGCCGGGGCTGCTGCGCCTGGAGCCGTATTCTGAAGGGCTGCGCGAGCGTATCTGGTGGGGAGCCGGTTCAAATGCGACGGCCGTATGGGCCGCAAAGCTGGGAATGAACCTGCAAAGCTCAACCCTGAAGGACGATGAAACCGGTGAGCCGTTCCATATTCAGCAGGCAAAACAGATCCGCGCGTACCGTCAGGCCTGGAAAGAGGCAGGGCACACGCGTCAGCCGCGGGTGTCGGTCAGCCGCAGTATTTTTGCGCTGATGGACGACCGCGACCGGATGTATTTCGGTGCCAGCCGTAACGACAGCGATAGCGTGGGTTACCTTGATGAAAAAACGCGCGCCATCTTCGGACGCAGCTATGCGGCGGAGCCGGACAAGCTGATCGAACAGCTGAAAAAGGACGACGCGATTGCCGAAGCCGATACGTTATTACTGACCGTGCCGAACCAGCTGGGTGTGGATTATAATGCGCACGTGATTGAGTCTATTCTCAAACATGTCGCACCGGCAATGGGCTGGCGCGAGTAG
- a CDS encoding response regulator, translating into MLSRRVLIIEDDADAAGVLEAYLRRENYDVTITGDGLSGLDMAQRWKPDLILLDVMLPGLNGTEVLAGLRRKSDVPVIMVTAMGDTPDRIGALRYGADDYVVKPYHPGEVVARVQAVLRRSRKKEADEAILRWQTLEVDVAAIVASVDNGDDAPVMLDLTPTEFSLLATLLRSPAHPFSRQYLLEHCLPESEALERVVDTHIYNLRKKLEAAGISGVLINVRGVGYRFRQP; encoded by the coding sequence ATGTTGTCCAGAAGAGTGCTGATTATTGAAGATGACGCCGATGCGGCTGGCGTGCTCGAAGCCTATTTACGGCGTGAAAATTACGACGTGACCATTACCGGAGACGGTCTTTCCGGGCTGGATATGGCGCAGCGGTGGAAGCCCGACCTCATCCTGCTGGATGTCATGCTGCCCGGGCTTAACGGCACCGAGGTGCTGGCTGGCCTGCGTCGTAAAAGCGATGTGCCGGTGATCATGGTCACGGCCATGGGGGATACCCCCGACCGCATTGGCGCCCTGCGGTACGGTGCCGATGATTACGTTGTGAAGCCTTATCATCCGGGGGAAGTGGTGGCTCGGGTGCAGGCGGTGCTGCGGCGCAGCCGTAAAAAAGAGGCTGACGAAGCGATCCTTCGCTGGCAAACGCTGGAGGTGGATGTCGCCGCCATTGTGGCGAGCGTGGATAACGGCGACGACGCGCCCGTGATGCTCGATCTTACGCCAACGGAATTCTCGCTTCTGGCAACGCTGCTGCGCTCTCCTGCGCACCCATTCTCCCGCCAGTATTTACTGGAACACTGTTTGCCGGAAAGCGAGGCGCTGGAGCGCGTGGTGGACACCCATATTTATAACCTGCGTAAAAAACTTGAGGCGGCGGGTATTTCCGGCGTGCTGATCAACGTTCGCGGCGTGGGTTACAGGTTCAGACAGCCATGA
- the mdtI gene encoding multidrug/spermidine efflux SMR transporter subunit MdtI: MQQFEWVHAAWLGLAIVLEILANVLLKFSDGFRRKLYGLMSIAAVLGAFSALSQAVKGIDLSVAYALWGGFGIAATLAAGWVLFGQRLNNKGWMGLILLLAGMIMIKLA; the protein is encoded by the coding sequence ATGCAACAGTTTGAGTGGGTTCATGCGGCCTGGCTGGGGCTCGCCATCGTGCTGGAAATCCTGGCGAACGTTCTGCTGAAATTCTCGGATGGTTTTCGCCGTAAGCTCTATGGCCTGATGTCGATTGCCGCGGTGCTGGGGGCGTTCAGCGCCCTGTCCCAGGCGGTAAAAGGGATCGATCTTTCGGTGGCTTATGCGCTGTGGGGTGGTTTTGGTATCGCCGCCACGCTGGCCGCAGGCTGGGTACTCTTCGGCCAGCGCTTAAATAACAAGGGCTGGATGGGGCTTATACTGCTGCTTGCCGGCATGATCATGATAAAACTTGCCTGA
- a CDS encoding zinc-dependent alcohol dehydrogenase family protein: MENLALWYRRFGEPETVLQPETAPLGALAPGHLRVQMLFSPVNASDLIPITGAYCHRTPLPAVAGYEGVGVVTDAPASFAHLLGKRVLPLRGQGTWQRYVDCPAEYAIPVPDAVDARLAARAYINPLAAQMMLTRYPPQGKRVLLTAAGSDCAILLGQWARQAGAEAVYGIHRSAVHAERLEAMGIIPVAQHDAQRIGSVAARTDVVYDATGGPLAEAILSAMPEQGMFVCYGLLSGQTFRQQRPAPRVAWFHIRNGLDALSAEAWRAEFDRIWLNLPNSGYSDVAIFPLAEWQRAIGAYREGGRTRKPLLSMVD, encoded by the coding sequence ATGGAAAACCTGGCCCTCTGGTATCGCCGTTTTGGCGAGCCAGAAACCGTTCTGCAACCTGAAACCGCGCCGCTGGGGGCGCTTGCGCCGGGTCACCTTCGCGTGCAAATGCTGTTTTCTCCGGTGAACGCGTCCGATCTCATTCCCATTACCGGCGCCTACTGCCACCGAACCCCGTTACCGGCGGTAGCGGGGTATGAAGGTGTCGGCGTTGTCACCGACGCGCCCGCGTCGTTTGCGCATCTGTTGGGTAAACGCGTCCTGCCGCTGCGCGGTCAAGGCACCTGGCAGCGCTATGTTGATTGTCCGGCAGAGTATGCCATCCCCGTTCCGGACGCTGTTGACGCACGTCTGGCCGCGCGGGCCTATATCAACCCGCTGGCGGCGCAGATGATGCTTACCCGCTATCCGCCTCAGGGAAAGCGGGTGCTGCTCACGGCGGCCGGGTCGGATTGCGCCATTCTGCTGGGGCAGTGGGCGCGTCAGGCGGGAGCGGAGGCGGTGTACGGGATCCACCGTTCCGCCGTTCACGCTGAACGGCTGGAGGCGATGGGGATCATTCCCGTCGCGCAGCATGACGCCCAGCGGATTGGCTCCGTCGCCGCGCGTACCGACGTCGTCTACGATGCCACCGGCGGGCCGCTTGCGGAAGCGATCCTCAGCGCGATGCCCGAGCAGGGCATGTTTGTCTGCTACGGGCTGCTCTCCGGGCAAACCTTCAGACAGCAACGGCCAGCGCCGCGCGTGGCGTGGTTCCATATCCGAAACGGTCTGGACGCGCTCAGCGCCGAGGCGTGGCGAGCGGAGTTTGACCGCATCTGGCTTAATTTGCCCAACAGCGGGTACAGCGACGTCGCGATCTTTCCACTGGCGGAATGGCAGAGGGCGATCGGTGCTTATCGCGAAGGAGGAAGGACCCGCAAGCCCCTCCTGTCGATGGTGGACTGA